One Dromiciops gliroides isolate mDroGli1 chromosome 3, mDroGli1.pri, whole genome shotgun sequence DNA segment encodes these proteins:
- the TPBGL gene encoding trophoblast glycoprotein-like — protein MVPRPPPPRAPAAARGSGLSGVLGLAPPPPPPPGLPPLLLAPPPLLLLLLLLLLLSTPAAPCPFQCYCLGSRETIRCSHIVLQELPRDLPADAHNLSIVGSNLTVLRAAAFAGEELPTAEGNSSGGEGWPVRLANLTSLQLNQDNIQVVEDGAFWGLPRLASLDLSHNPLGALGAAAFRPLPALSVLRLNAAARGLAEQLDDALRGLAALRRLELQANELTHLPPSALELAHLELLDAQSNALTGLAPVELRALGGETQGTPTTPTAPGPRRLSVCLAKNPLLCDCGARALLTLLHKTPWRVPDARFLRCAAPQALQGISLLALNESKLSCGQGPQEKGEGNEEEKGRGKEGEGAAGNVEEGTEGGDEKGQPGTGEELEASYVFFGIVLALIGVVFLMVLYLNRRGIKRWTRNLREACRDQMEGYHYRYEQDADPRRSGTASSSGTL, from the coding sequence ATGGTCCCGCGCCCTCCGCCGCCCAGGGCTCCGGCCGCCGCCCGGGGCTCGGGGCTGTCAGGAGTCCTGGGTCTtgctccgccgccgccgccgccgcccgggcTCCCGCCGCTGCTGCTCGCCCCTCCGccgctgctcctgctcctgctgcttCTCCTCCTGCTGAGCACGCCGGCCGCTCCGTGCCCCTTCCAGTGCTACTGTTTGGGGAGCCGAGAGACGATACGCTGCAGCCACATCGTCCTCCAGGAGCTGCCCCGCGACCTGCCCGCCGACGCGCACAACCTCAGCATCGTGGGCTCCAACCTGACGGTCCTGCGCGCTGCTGCCTTCGCCGGGGAGGAGCTGCCCACGGCCGAGGGCAATAGCAGCGGCGGCGAGGGCTGGCCAGTACGCCTGGCCAACCTCACGTCCCTGCAGCTCAACCAAGACAACATCCAGGTGGTGGAGGACGGCGCCTTCTGGGGCCTGCCCCGCCTGGCTTCCCTGGACCTCAGCCACAACCCGTTGGGCGCCCTGGGTGCCGCTGCCTTCCGGCCTCTGCCCGCCCTGAGTGTCCTCAGGCTCAATGCCGCGGCGCGCGGGCTGGCCGAGCAACTGGACGACGCCCTCCGCGGCCTGGCCGCCCTGCGCCGCCTCGAGCTGCAAGCCAATGAGCTGACCCACCTGCCCCCCTCCGCCCTGGAGCTGGCGCACCTAGAGCTGCTGGACGCGCAAAGCAACGCGCTGACTGGGCTGGCGCCGGTTGAACTGCGCGCGTTGGGAGGAGAGACCCAGGGGACCCCTACTACCCCGACGGCTCCAGGCCCCAGACGGCTGAGCGTGTGCCTAGCAAAAAACCCGCTGCTCTGTGACTGTGGGGCGAGGGCGCTTCTTACCCTGCTCCACAAGACCCCCTGGAGAGTGCCAGACGCGCGCTTTCTGCGCTGCGCTGCGCCCCAGGCACTCCAAGGCATCTCTTTACTGGCCTTGAACGAGTCAAAGCTGAGTTGCGGCCAGGGTCCccaagaaaagggggaagggaatgaggaagaaaaaggaagggggaaagagggggagggggcggcaGGGAATGTGGaggagggaacagagggaggggaTGAGAAAGGGCAGCCGGGTACTGGGGAGGAGTTGGAAGCGTCCTACGTCTTCTTCGGCATCGTTCTGGCGCTCATCGGTGTAGTCTTCCTTATGGTCCTCTACCTGAACCGGCGAGGCATCAAGCGCTGGACGCGCAACCTGCGCGAGGCGTGCCGAGACCAGATGGAAGGCTACCACTACCGCTATGAACAGGACGCCGACCCCCGGAGGTCTGGCACCGCCAGCTCGTCAGGCACGCTCTGA